The Chitinophaga sp. Cy-1792 genome contains the following window.
ACGGGCGCAGTACTTTGGCGATGGCGGCTACTTTGAGCAGCCATGGGCGGGTAAGTATGGTGGCGCTGGCGTTGACATTATTGAGTACCGTACCGTTGATGCCGATCGAAGCGTTGAGTCGTGCGTAGTCGGTATAACGGGGATCTATATACGTAGGCAGCGTATGCCAGTTCCAGATGGAAATGCCGGCGTAGCCACGTTCTACATAGCGGGTAAGGTTATCCCAGTGGTTGAGCAGGCGTAGCTTCAGTTTCGGGCTGCTGTGTTCATCCAGGTTGCTGATGGGTTGCTGTTCCTGCATTTTGCGCAGGAGGGCAAAGGTGCCATATAGTACGCCTATATCTGTTTTCGCTGTTATTACAGTGAGATTTTTTCCTGCGTAGGAGATAGTTTTAAGGAGATACCCGCTGCTGTCTGTATTTGTCAGCAGGTTGCCCAGCTGTTGCTGCAATGCTGCCGGCAGCAGGTTGATGCGTGCGCATACCAGCGCCCGTGGCTGTATGGCGGCCGTGAATGAAACCGATTGTTGCAACATGCTGTGGAGGGCTTGCTGTAATTCGTTTCGTATAGCGGTATCCGTGGGAGAGTGGCCAGGGATGTAGCAGCTGGCTATCTGTGTACGATAGGCGGAAAGTAAGGCTGGCTGGGAGATAGGAGTGTACCGCAACCAGGCGTTGTAGCCGTCTTCTGCCTGTACCTGGTATCCGCAGAGGAATATGAATAATATAAGTAGTACTTTTTTCATGACATAACGTGGATAAAAAATTGCAAGAAAAAATACAATCGGTTGCGTAAAAGTTGCAAAAAAATTCCAATTAAATGGAATTATTTTTTTGGGAGGAGTCCCGGATGATCAGTTCGGATCGCAGCACGATGGTATTGGTATTGATGATGCTGGTTTCGCCGTTGAGGTGATTGGCCAGGCTCGTTACTGCTGCCTGTCCCATGTTATAGCCGGGATAGTTGACAGTGGTGAGATTGGGCTCTATTACCTTACTGATAGGGTCGTTGTTGAAGCCGGCGAAGGCGATATCGTGCGGGATGCTGATGCCTGCTGCCTTTACGGCGATCATACAATAGACGGCGGCGGTATCGTTGGCACTGAACACGGCATCAGGGCGCTCTTTGGGCTTTAGCTTTAATAAATGTGCTGCTGCGGCGGTACCGAAATCTTCGGTGAGGTTACCGGTCATGACCAGTTTATCATCGAAGCCGATTTTATGATCGAGGAGTGCCTGTTTGTAGCCCCTTAATCTTTCCGAGTATACGCTGAGCAGCAGGTTGCCACCCAGGTGCAGGATACGTCTGCAGCCCTGTTCTATGAGGTGTTGTGTTACCTGGTAGGCAGCAGCGTAGTTGTCTATTACAATGGAGGTGCTTTCCGGGTGGGCAGACACGCGATCGAAGAAGATCACGGGGATTTTCTTCTGAAAGAAGTCGTCGAAATGCTGGAGGCTTTCGGAGCCATAGGCCAGAGAAACCATGAGGCCATCCACACGTTTGTTGAACATGGTATGTGCGTTCTCCATTTCCTTGTCTGCCTTCTCGAGCGACTGCGCGATGATCAGGTTATATCCTTCGCGGCTGGCGGCGTTTTCCATGCCTGCCAGTACGGACGACATGAAATTACTGTTGAGTCGTGGTACAATAACGCCCAGCGTTTGGGTGCGTTTGCTACGCAGGCTGCTGGCAAAGGTATTGCTGCGGTATCCCAGTTGCCTGGCCGCTTCCGCAATTTTTTTGCGGGTTTTGATATTGATGGTGGGATGATCTTTTAATCCGCGACTAACAGTGGTGGCGGATATATTCAGATGTTTGGCAATATCGTATATCGTTATTTCTTTCTCTTCAGACATAGATGAACGGGTTTCCCGATACAAATAAAGGTAGAAAAAATCTTACAAAAAAATACAATCGGTTGTATTTTTTAAAAAAAGAACACTATATTCGTTCCGTGAAAATGACCGAGTAGCGATTCCACGATTGTATT
Protein-coding sequences here:
- a CDS encoding LacI family DNA-binding transcriptional regulator encodes the protein MSEEKEITIYDIAKHLNISATTVSRGLKDHPTINIKTRKKIAEAARQLGYRSNTFASSLRSKRTQTLGVIVPRLNSNFMSSVLAGMENAASREGYNLIIAQSLEKADKEMENAHTMFNKRVDGLMVSLAYGSESLQHFDDFFQKKIPVIFFDRVSAHPESTSIVIDNYAAAYQVTQHLIEQGCRRILHLGGNLLLSVYSERLRGYKQALLDHKIGFDDKLVMTGNLTEDFGTAAAAHLLKLKPKERPDAVFSANDTAAVYCMIAVKAAGISIPHDIAFAGFNNDPISKVIEPNLTTVNYPGYNMGQAAVTSLANHLNGETSIINTNTIVLRSELIIRDSSQKNNSI